The Beijerinckiaceae bacterium genome has a window encoding:
- a CDS encoding SGNH/GDSL hydrolase family protein, translating to MRKYIVIAASALMAAGGGAALYLSILAFLHERHEQQENRFIQAAIGAPVVNPDLPMVLIIGDSISVPYTVPVRLRLEGIANIFHPMENCGGTLKILQKLDGWLGSTKWAVIHFNAGLHDLAHVQYENVAPGKQKMVPVGQGPRWVSPESYRANLEEIVERLKKTGARLIFATTTPVPVGEANRLPEDVALYNQAALSVMRKNNVQIDDLNAVSVESAGLFQMPRDVHFLQQGSDILADRVAASIKTALPSKLLP from the coding sequence ATGCGCAAATACATCGTCATTGCCGCGTCGGCCCTCATGGCCGCAGGCGGCGGGGCCGCCTTGTATCTCTCTATTTTAGCGTTCCTGCATGAGCGGCACGAGCAGCAAGAAAATCGCTTCATTCAGGCCGCCATCGGCGCACCCGTCGTTAACCCTGACCTGCCGATGGTGCTCATCATTGGCGACAGCATATCGGTGCCTTACACCGTGCCGGTAAGGCTCAGGTTGGAAGGCATCGCAAACATTTTCCATCCCATGGAAAATTGTGGAGGCACGCTCAAAATACTTCAAAAGCTCGATGGCTGGCTTGGGTCGACAAAATGGGCGGTGATCCATTTCAATGCGGGCCTGCATGACCTGGCGCATGTCCAATATGAAAATGTTGCGCCCGGAAAGCAAAAAATGGTTCCTGTCGGACAAGGCCCCCGCTGGGTTTCCCCCGAATCCTATCGCGCCAATCTTGAGGAGATTGTCGAACGGCTCAAGAAGACGGGCGCGAGGCTGATCTTTGCCACGACGACGCCGGTTCCGGTTGGCGAGGCAAATCGCCTCCCCGAGGATGTGGCGCTTTATAATCAGGCCGCCCTCTCGGTGATGCGCAAAAACAATGTCCAGATTGACGATCTGAACGCGGTCAGCGTGGAGAGTGCGGGCCTATTCCAAATGCCGCGGGATGTACATTTCCTTCAGCAAGGCAGCGACATCCTCGCCGATCGGGTGGCTGCAAGCATCAAAACCGCACTCCCCAGCAAGCTCCTGCCATGA
- a CDS encoding cation:proton antiporter: MNEIHSLFIIGLIAVLAPLLARLPPFIRSPVVVLELLLGILIGPSGAGWVTSQGAIGFLGEIGLLFLFFQAGFEFSPDKIGATPLRFGALAWLVSLGLASVFVGLLYLVGLVQAPLLIAVVLPTTAFGMLIPILRDTGDLDSNFGRYVLGAAALGELGPIILAPLALAHAHHHLHQTLLTIVFLAIAIGAIFFARSLRSDRLSILIRRWLRDRSILPVRISILLLLGLVSLATELGMEMVLGAYAAGIVIAMLVRDTRAEILEDRLTSIGSGFFVPLFFITSGVEFDLPALATSPASLARLVLFCAGFLFIRVVPVVLYRRVLPERDLLPLALFSSTTLPLVVAVTYLGVRTGDMLPENATALVGAAVLTVAIFPSLAILLRSKSEEGQPEGPVALAARRLADLASAQFSRFVVFVTQKTGEKRDN, encoded by the coding sequence ATGAACGAGATTCATTCTCTTTTTATCATTGGCCTCATCGCAGTTCTGGCCCCCTTGCTAGCGCGGTTGCCTCCCTTCATCCGATCGCCCGTGGTCGTCCTGGAATTGCTGCTCGGAATATTGATCGGCCCAAGCGGCGCAGGCTGGGTGACCAGCCAAGGCGCCATCGGATTTCTCGGTGAAATCGGTCTCCTCTTCTTGTTTTTTCAGGCCGGCTTCGAGTTCAGTCCCGACAAAATTGGAGCTACTCCGCTTCGATTCGGCGCGCTCGCGTGGCTCGTTTCCTTAGGCTTGGCCAGCGTTTTTGTAGGATTGCTTTATCTGGTCGGATTGGTTCAAGCGCCCTTGCTTATCGCGGTGGTATTGCCCACGACCGCCTTTGGCATGCTCATTCCCATTCTCCGTGATACCGGCGACCTGGACAGCAATTTTGGCCGCTATGTCCTCGGCGCGGCGGCACTAGGCGAACTGGGTCCTATTATCCTGGCCCCGCTCGCGTTGGCGCATGCGCATCACCACCTCCATCAGACTCTCTTGACCATTGTTTTTCTGGCCATCGCGATCGGCGCGATCTTTTTCGCAAGGAGCCTCCGCTCGGACAGACTGTCGATCCTGATCAGGCGATGGTTGCGGGATAGATCGATTTTGCCGGTCAGAATTTCGATCTTGCTTCTCCTAGGGCTGGTCTCGCTGGCCACTGAGCTCGGGATGGAGATGGTTCTTGGAGCCTACGCGGCCGGAATAGTCATCGCAATGCTCGTGCGCGACACGAGAGCGGAGATCCTCGAGGATCGTCTAACATCAATCGGCTCGGGATTTTTCGTGCCCTTGTTTTTCATAACAAGCGGTGTTGAATTCGATCTGCCCGCACTCGCGACCAGTCCCGCGAGCCTTGCCCGCCTTGTCCTTTTTTGCGCGGGCTTTCTGTTCATCCGCGTTGTTCCAGTTGTCTTGTACAGGCGGGTGTTGCCGGAGCGCGATTTACTTCCGCTGGCTCTTTTCTCGTCCACTACGCTGCCGCTTGTCGTCGCGGTGACCTATTTGGGCGTGCGAACGGGCGACATGCTGCCGGAGAATGCCACCGCGCTTGTGGGCGCTGCCGTCCTAACGGTCGCCATTTTTCCAAGCCTTGCTATTTTGCTGAGGTCGAAATCAGAAGAGGGGCAGCCAGAAGGCCCGGTGGCCCTCGCCGCCCGCCGCCTCGCCGATTTGGCCTCTGCGCAATTTTCCAGATTCGTTGTCTTCGTTACTCAGAAAACCGGGGAAAAGCGCGATAACTAA